The proteins below are encoded in one region of Tomitella fengzijianii:
- a CDS encoding Zn-ribbon domain-containing OB-fold protein, producing the protein MPTPDLEPLSAPIELQFDYTRSVGPVIGRFLGALARRRIVGVRGSDGRVHVPPVEYDPDTADPLDEFVEVGRSGQVVTWSWVADPVDGNPLTEPFAFALIRLDGADTAMLHAVKVDGPAQMSTGMRVRAVWAETTTASIGDIVHFTPEGGADGGHGEEAAADPEPLAGEALTAFLDQDPLQILVTPFEMTVQHSASVEESSYLRAIAEGRVVGQRCPETGKVYVPPRGASPTHGVPTSEEVEVSDTGTVTTFCIVNVPFIGQKIKPPYVGAYILLDGADIPLLHLVLGCDPAEVRMGMRVRAVWKPREEWIPSTGNIEHFEPSGEPDAPYESYAEHL; encoded by the coding sequence ATGCCTACCCCCGACCTCGAGCCGCTGAGCGCGCCGATCGAGCTGCAGTTCGATTACACACGCTCCGTCGGCCCGGTGATCGGCCGCTTCCTCGGAGCCCTCGCCCGGCGGCGCATCGTCGGCGTCCGCGGCTCCGACGGCCGGGTGCATGTGCCACCCGTCGAATATGACCCGGACACCGCCGATCCGCTGGACGAATTCGTCGAAGTCGGCCGGTCCGGCCAGGTCGTCACCTGGTCGTGGGTCGCCGACCCCGTGGACGGCAACCCGCTGACCGAGCCGTTCGCGTTCGCGCTGATCCGCCTCGACGGCGCCGACACCGCCATGCTGCACGCGGTCAAGGTGGACGGCCCCGCGCAGATGTCCACCGGGATGCGCGTGCGCGCCGTGTGGGCGGAGACCACGACCGCGTCCATCGGGGACATCGTCCACTTCACGCCGGAGGGCGGGGCCGACGGCGGCCACGGAGAGGAAGCCGCCGCGGATCCGGAGCCGCTCGCCGGCGAGGCGCTCACGGCGTTCCTCGACCAGGACCCGCTGCAGATCCTCGTCACCCCGTTCGAGATGACGGTGCAGCACTCCGCCTCTGTGGAGGAGAGCAGTTACCTGCGCGCCATCGCCGAGGGCCGCGTGGTGGGCCAGCGCTGCCCCGAGACCGGCAAGGTGTACGTGCCGCCGCGCGGCGCCAGCCCCACCCACGGGGTGCCCACCAGCGAAGAGGTGGAGGTGTCCGACACCGGCACCGTCACCACCTTCTGCATCGTCAACGTGCCGTTCATCGGGCAGAAGATCAAGCCGCCCTACGTCGGCGCCTACATCCTCCTGGACGGCGCGGACATCCCCCTGCTGCACCTGGTACTGGGCTGCGACCCGGCCGAGGTGCGCATGGGCATGCGCGTGCGCGCGGTGTGGAAGCCGCGCGAGGAGTGGATCCCGTCGACGGGCAACATCGAGCACTTCGAGCCCTCCGGCGAACCCGACGCGCCGTACGAGTCCTACGCCGAGCACCTGTGA
- a CDS encoding DedA family protein, whose translation MLDSINDFIIGESGALWLYPLLFAVCIIDGFFPPIPSETVLVTLGSLGGATGEPYLWAVIPVAALGAVIGDNIAYTIGKFVGTDRWAWMRKPKTAAAFAWARHALDERGPVIIVTARFIPVGRIAVNITAGATGYPRRVFFPLTVVAGLIWASYSALMGHFVGGWFESQPLLGAVISICIAVVVGLIVDKLMQRFQARKRAAAGSNAAAKSEEPTS comes from the coding sequence TTGTTGGATTCGATCAACGACTTCATCATCGGTGAGTCAGGCGCGCTTTGGCTCTATCCGCTGCTGTTCGCGGTGTGCATCATCGACGGGTTCTTCCCGCCGATACCGAGCGAAACGGTGCTGGTAACCCTCGGATCGCTGGGCGGGGCCACCGGCGAACCGTACCTGTGGGCGGTGATCCCGGTGGCGGCGCTGGGCGCGGTGATCGGCGACAACATCGCGTACACCATCGGCAAGTTCGTCGGCACCGACCGGTGGGCGTGGATGCGGAAACCGAAGACGGCTGCGGCCTTCGCATGGGCCCGCCACGCCCTGGACGAACGCGGTCCGGTGATCATCGTGACGGCGCGCTTCATTCCCGTGGGACGCATCGCCGTCAACATCACCGCCGGGGCCACCGGCTACCCGCGGCGCGTGTTCTTCCCGCTGACGGTGGTCGCCGGGCTCATCTGGGCCTCGTACTCGGCGCTGATGGGGCACTTCGTGGGCGGCTGGTTCGAGTCGCAGCCGCTGCTGGGGGCCGTCATCTCGATCTGCATCGCCGTGGTGGTGGGGCTCATCGTGGACAAGCTCATGCAGCGGTTCCAGGCGCGCAAGCGCGCAGCAGCCGGCTCAAACGCCGCCGCGAAGTCGGAGGAGCCGACGTCCTGA
- a CDS encoding amino acid permease — protein sequence MLWSILAACAVIAAAATAVVPRRARFGARGLPWFWPAFAILCLAVAGWVGASLGWIDNLGGSARFFWDAFTPGPTGAQFLSNEQFEEMQRQENLRRWLPVAAAVGAAASVWAWRTRRI from the coding sequence ATGCTCTGGTCGATACTCGCCGCGTGCGCGGTGATCGCGGCGGCGGCAACCGCCGTCGTCCCCCGCCGCGCCCGGTTCGGCGCCCGCGGACTGCCGTGGTTCTGGCCGGCCTTCGCGATCCTGTGCCTCGCCGTCGCCGGGTGGGTGGGGGCCTCGCTCGGGTGGATCGACAACCTGGGCGGCTCGGCCCGCTTCTTCTGGGACGCCTTCACCCCCGGCCCCACCGGAGCGCAGTTCCTGTCCAACGAGCAGTTCGAGGAGATGCAGCGCCAGGAGAACCTGCGAAGGTGGCTCCCCGTCGCCGCGGCGGTGGGCGCCGCGGCCTCCGTCTGGGCCTGGCGCACCCGCCGGATCTGA
- a CDS encoding LLM class F420-dependent oxidoreductase codes for MKLGLQLGYWGARPPEGVAALLTAAEECGFDSAFTAESWGSDALTPLAWWGSDTSRLRLGTSVAQLSARTPTAAAMAALTMDHLTGGRFILGLGVSGPQVVEGWYGQPFAKPLARTREYVQVIRDVLAREAPVAQDGPHYTLPFAGEGATGLGKPLKPITHPLRADVPIWLGAEGPKNVAQTAEIADGWLAIYYSPRLAPMYDEWLDEGFARPGARRSREDFEIAATCQITVTDDPGAVRDGVRPTVALYVGGMGAPELNFHAQVYRRMGYGEAVDEVTDLFRAGRKDEAAAAVPDEMIDETMIIGDAQHVRREVARWEAAGVTTMLVTCRDAAQVRSIAEVVL; via the coding sequence ATGAAGCTCGGCCTGCAACTGGGGTACTGGGGCGCACGGCCGCCGGAGGGCGTCGCCGCGCTGCTCACCGCCGCGGAGGAGTGCGGATTCGATTCCGCTTTCACCGCCGAATCCTGGGGATCGGACGCGCTCACGCCCCTCGCGTGGTGGGGCTCGGATACCAGCCGGCTGCGGCTCGGCACGTCGGTAGCGCAGCTGTCCGCGCGCACGCCCACGGCAGCCGCGATGGCCGCGTTGACGATGGACCACCTCACCGGAGGGCGGTTCATCCTGGGGCTCGGCGTATCCGGGCCGCAAGTGGTCGAGGGGTGGTACGGGCAGCCCTTCGCCAAGCCGCTCGCCCGCACCCGCGAGTACGTCCAGGTGATACGTGACGTCCTCGCCCGGGAGGCGCCGGTGGCCCAGGACGGGCCGCACTACACCCTGCCTTTCGCGGGGGAGGGGGCCACGGGGCTGGGAAAGCCGCTCAAGCCGATCACCCACCCGCTGCGCGCCGACGTGCCGATCTGGCTGGGCGCGGAGGGACCCAAGAACGTCGCGCAGACGGCCGAGATCGCCGACGGCTGGCTGGCCATCTACTACTCGCCGCGCCTGGCGCCGATGTACGACGAGTGGCTGGACGAGGGGTTCGCGCGGCCGGGCGCGCGGCGCAGCCGGGAGGATTTCGAGATCGCGGCGACGTGCCAGATCACCGTCACCGACGATCCGGGCGCGGTGCGTGACGGGGTGCGGCCCACCGTGGCGCTGTATGTGGGCGGCATGGGCGCGCCCGAGCTCAACTTCCACGCGCAGGTCTACCGCCGGATGGGCTACGGCGAGGCGGTCGACGAGGTGACGGACCTGTTCCGGGCCGGGCGCAAGGACGAGGCCGCGGCCGCGGTCCCCGACGAGATGATCGACGAGACGATGATCATCGGCGACGCGCAGCACGTGCGCCGCGAAGTGGCCCGGTGGGAGGCGGCGGGGGTCACGACGATGCTGGTGACCTGCCGCGACGCGGCGCAGGTCCGGAGCATCGCAGAGGTGGTGCTGTAG